A stretch of the Streptomyces ortus genome encodes the following:
- the dapA gene encoding 4-hydroxy-tetrahydrodipicolinate synthase translates to MTTTSPPPLRPRSRPFGRALCAMVTPFTEEGLLDLDGAQRMAERLVSEGCDGLVLSGTTGESPTTTDAEKSALVRAVAEAVGGRASIVAGIGTADTRHSVRLALAAEKAGADGLLAVTPYYSRPPQDAVEEHFRTIADACGLPLALYDIPGRTGTRIEPETMVRLAEHPRIVAVKDCAYDLLGTQKVLAATELAYYTGCDEYVLALYAIGGAGYISTVANVMPRHFRSIIDAFDGGRTGEAARLQQHAIQLTELMMASGLPGTVTTKALLNALGLPAGPVRAPLRPAGRETVDGLLTAYSAMAGVAAG, encoded by the coding sequence ATGACCACGACCTCACCGCCACCCCTCCGCCCCCGCTCCCGCCCCTTCGGCCGCGCCCTGTGCGCGATGGTGACCCCTTTCACCGAGGAGGGGCTGCTCGACCTGGACGGCGCTCAACGGATGGCCGAGCGGCTGGTCTCCGAGGGCTGCGACGGGCTGGTGCTGTCCGGGACCACCGGGGAGTCACCGACCACGACGGACGCGGAGAAGTCCGCGCTGGTGCGGGCGGTGGCGGAGGCCGTCGGAGGCCGCGCTTCGATCGTCGCGGGCATCGGGACGGCCGACACCCGTCACTCCGTCCGGCTCGCGCTGGCGGCCGAGAAGGCGGGCGCGGACGGCCTGCTGGCCGTGACGCCCTACTACAGCAGACCCCCGCAGGACGCCGTCGAGGAACACTTCCGGACGATCGCGGACGCCTGCGGACTACCGCTCGCGCTGTACGACATCCCGGGCCGCACCGGGACCCGCATCGAGCCGGAGACGATGGTGCGGCTGGCGGAGCATCCGCGGATCGTGGCCGTGAAGGACTGCGCCTACGACCTGCTGGGCACGCAGAAGGTGCTGGCCGCAACGGAGTTGGCGTACTACACGGGCTGCGACGAATACGTACTCGCCCTGTACGCGATCGGCGGCGCCGGATACATCAGCACGGTGGCCAATGTGATGCCACGTCACTTCCGTTCGATCATCGACGCGTTCGACGGGGGCCGGACGGGCGAGGCAGCCCGCTTGCAGCAACACGCCATCCAGCTCACCGAGTTGATGATGGCCTCCGGGCTTCCCGGCACGGTGACGACGAAGGCACTGCTGAACGCCCTCGGGCTGCCGGCCGGTCCGGTGCGGGCACCGCTGCGGCCCGCCGGCCGGGAAACGGTCGACGGGCTGCTGACGGCGTACTCCGCGATGGCCGGTGTCGCCGCGGGCTAA
- a CDS encoding WD40 repeat domain-containing protein has protein sequence MNVDELVRDTLRETAADTVSVPAGFADRVLAVRRRRRNRRIVATAGVTAAVVAVAVAVPLLDGGDEVRPASRMNSSDIIGHPDQSPPKDLIAAGDTVLAAFQVSKGVKQDNGDIVHTPTYGLLNQKTGKYEKTKKWAFLDVAPGSRTAAVLERELPADRIGLLDLITGKVDRWIPVDHGVGGVAFSPDGRKLVATTYAKNPSRYLADKPVNVNGKDEPGPVPSRTGFTIVDVASGTSDWHKVPLVKDEFGFSTMNSREDFDWSHDGSLVYTHLTSEPFRQYYDLNGDKAAVPANEKYLSYPEAGLSPNGKLAAGEFAGSGKEIAVAVNDARTGKRAYKLPAQQLLAWADDKRLIAWGCDPEKCSGKGEFRNQLLLVTIGTNQVVPLSDFRRASDDYPGRWSPIFSTR, from the coding sequence GTGAACGTCGACGAACTGGTGCGTGACACGCTCCGTGAGACCGCGGCGGACACGGTGTCCGTCCCGGCGGGCTTCGCCGACCGGGTGCTGGCCGTCCGGCGGCGCCGCCGGAACCGCAGGATCGTGGCGACGGCCGGCGTCACCGCCGCCGTGGTGGCGGTCGCGGTGGCCGTCCCGCTGCTGGACGGCGGGGACGAGGTGCGGCCGGCGAGCCGTATGAACAGCAGCGACATCATCGGTCACCCCGACCAGTCGCCCCCGAAGGACCTGATCGCGGCGGGGGACACCGTGCTCGCCGCCTTCCAGGTCAGCAAGGGCGTCAAGCAGGACAACGGGGACATCGTCCACACCCCCACCTACGGGTTGCTGAACCAGAAGACCGGCAAGTACGAGAAGACCAAGAAGTGGGCGTTCCTGGACGTCGCGCCCGGTTCGCGCACGGCCGCCGTGCTGGAGCGGGAACTGCCGGCCGACCGCATCGGGCTGCTCGACCTGATCACCGGCAAGGTGGACCGCTGGATTCCCGTGGACCACGGAGTCGGCGGCGTCGCCTTCTCGCCCGACGGCAGAAAACTCGTGGCGACCACGTATGCGAAGAACCCGAGCCGCTACCTGGCGGACAAGCCGGTGAACGTCAACGGCAAGGACGAGCCCGGACCCGTGCCCAGCAGGACCGGCTTCACCATCGTCGACGTGGCCTCCGGCACGTCCGACTGGCACAAGGTCCCGCTGGTCAAGGACGAGTTCGGGTTCTCGACGATGAACAGCCGCGAGGACTTCGACTGGAGTCACGACGGCTCGCTGGTCTACACCCACCTCACCTCGGAGCCCTTCCGCCAGTACTACGACCTGAACGGCGACAAGGCGGCCGTGCCCGCGAACGAGAAGTACCTCAGCTATCCCGAGGCGGGGCTCTCGCCCAACGGGAAGCTCGCGGCCGGGGAGTTCGCCGGAAGCGGCAAGGAGATCGCCGTGGCGGTCAACGACGCCAGGACGGGGAAGCGTGCGTACAAACTGCCGGCACAGCAGCTTCTCGCCTGGGCCGACGACAAGCGGCTCATCGCCTGGGGCTGCGACCCGGAGAAGTGCTCGGGCAAGGGCGAGTTCCGCAACCAGTTGCTGCTCGTGACCATCGGTACCAACCAGGTCGTACCGCTCAGCGACTTCCGCAGGGCGAGCGACGACTACCCCGGCCGGTGGAGTCCGATCTTCAGCACGCGTTAG